One genomic segment of Oxalobacteraceae sp. CFBP 8761 includes these proteins:
- a CDS encoding MFS transporter has translation MNPTISVACDSKPAGPAAWGAVLAMSLAAFALVASEFMPVSLLTPLAADLRITEGQAGQSIAISGAFALLTSLCLTSVVGRLDRKTLLLALTGLMIASGTVAAFAPNYPLFMVGRALIGVAIGGFWSMSAATAMRLVPTADVPRALAILNGGNALATVIAAPAGSYLGGVIGWRGAFFCLVPVATVALAWLWFSLPALRPENRQAPASMFALLKRPAVCLGMAAASLFFMGQFALFTYLRPFLETVTRVDVSTLSLILLVLGVAGFIGTTLIGSVLKARMYPVLIAIPLIMAAIAAGLLIVGQSVAATTVLLAIWGLVATAAPVGWWTWLARTLPRDAEAGGGLMVAVVQLAIMLGATGGGLLFDASGHGATFGFSAAVLVAASLLALLAARTGRVDQPV, from the coding sequence ATGAATCCTACTATTTCCGTCGCTTGCGACAGCAAGCCGGCCGGGCCCGCGGCATGGGGCGCCGTGCTGGCGATGTCGCTTGCCGCCTTTGCCCTCGTCGCGTCCGAATTCATGCCGGTCAGCCTGCTCACGCCACTGGCGGCCGACCTGCGCATCACCGAAGGCCAGGCCGGGCAGTCGATCGCCATTTCCGGTGCATTCGCGCTCCTGACCAGTCTGTGCCTGACGTCGGTCGTGGGGCGGCTCGACCGCAAGACGCTGCTGCTGGCGCTGACCGGCCTGATGATCGCCTCGGGTACCGTGGCCGCGTTTGCGCCGAACTATCCGCTGTTCATGGTCGGCCGCGCGCTGATCGGCGTGGCCATCGGCGGCTTCTGGTCGATGTCGGCGGCCACCGCGATGCGCCTGGTGCCCACGGCCGACGTGCCGCGCGCGCTGGCGATCCTCAATGGCGGCAATGCGCTGGCCACGGTGATCGCGGCGCCGGCGGGCAGTTACCTGGGCGGGGTGATCGGCTGGCGCGGCGCCTTCTTTTGCCTGGTGCCGGTGGCGACGGTGGCCCTGGCCTGGCTCTGGTTCAGCCTTCCGGCGCTGCGCCCCGAGAACCGGCAGGCACCAGCCAGCATGTTCGCATTGCTCAAGCGTCCCGCAGTCTGCCTGGGCATGGCGGCGGCGAGCCTGTTCTTCATGGGGCAGTTCGCGCTGTTCACCTATTTGCGGCCGTTCCTTGAAACCGTGACCCGCGTCGATGTGTCGACGCTGTCGCTGATACTGCTGGTGCTGGGTGTGGCCGGCTTCATCGGCACCACGCTGATCGGGTCCGTGCTCAAGGCACGCATGTATCCGGTCCTGATCGCGATCCCGCTCATCATGGCGGCGATCGCAGCGGGACTGCTCATCGTCGGCCAGTCAGTGGCGGCAACGACGGTGCTGCTGGCCATCTGGGGACTGGTGGCGACGGCGGCGCCGGTGGGCTGGTGGACCTGGCTGGCGCGTACGCTGCCGCGCGATGCCGAAGCTGGCGGCGGCCTGATGGTGGCGGTGGTGCAGCTGGCGATCATGCTGGGCGCCACCGGTGGCGGCCTGCTGTTCGATGCCAGCGGCCATGGCGCCACGTTCGGGTTCAGTGCCGCCGTGCTGGTCGCGGCCAGC
- a CDS encoding NAD(P)-dependent alcohol dehydrogenase, producing the protein MTVKAYGAYAPDQALESMDITRRAPGAHDVQIAIDFCGVCHSDLHTVRGEWAGSQFPCVPGHEIVGRVSAIGAHVTQHKVGDLVGVGCMVDSCKACADCGEGLENYCDNMVGTYNGPTPDAPGHTLGGYSEQIVVHERFVLRVTHPQEQLAAVAPLLCAGITVWSPLRHWNAGPGKKVGIVGIGGLGHMGIKLAHAMGAHVVAFTTSASKRDDALALGADEVVISKDADAMAAQAKTLDLIINTVAAPHDLDAFLQILKRDGTMVLVGAPDSPHPSPQVFNLIMKRRAIAGSMIGGIPETQEMLDFCAEHGIVSDIEMIRADEINGAYERMLKGDVKYRFVIDSATLAA; encoded by the coding sequence GACCAAGCCCTCGAATCGATGGACATCACGCGCCGCGCACCTGGCGCGCACGACGTGCAGATCGCGATCGACTTCTGCGGCGTCTGCCACTCCGATCTGCACACCGTGCGCGGCGAATGGGCCGGCTCGCAGTTTCCCTGCGTACCAGGCCACGAGATCGTTGGCCGCGTCTCGGCCATCGGCGCCCACGTCACGCAGCACAAGGTCGGTGACCTGGTCGGCGTCGGCTGCATGGTCGACTCGTGCAAGGCGTGCGCCGATTGCGGCGAAGGCCTCGAAAACTATTGCGACAACATGGTCGGCACCTATAACGGGCCAACCCCGGATGCACCGGGTCACACACTGGGCGGCTACTCCGAGCAGATCGTCGTGCACGAGCGCTTCGTGCTGCGCGTGACGCACCCGCAAGAGCAGCTGGCCGCCGTGGCGCCGCTGCTGTGCGCCGGCATCACCGTCTGGTCGCCGCTGCGGCACTGGAACGCCGGTCCCGGCAAGAAGGTCGGCATCGTCGGCATCGGTGGCCTGGGCCACATGGGCATCAAGCTGGCCCACGCCATGGGCGCGCATGTGGTGGCCTTCACGACGTCGGCATCCAAACGTGACGATGCGCTGGCGCTGGGCGCCGATGAAGTCGTGATCTCGAAGGATGCCGACGCCATGGCGGCGCAGGCCAAGACGCTCGACCTGATCATCAACACGGTGGCCGCGCCGCACGACCTGGACGCGTTCCTGCAGATCCTCAAGCGCGACGGCACCATGGTGCTGGTCGGTGCGCCGGATTCGCCGCACCCTTCGCCGCAGGTGTTCAACCTGATCATGAAGCGCCGCGCGATCGCCGGTTCGATGATCGGCGGGATCCCTGAAACCCAGGAGATGCTCGATTTCTGCGCCGAACACGGCATCGTGTCGGACATCGAAATGATCCGCGCCGACGAGATCAACGGCGCCTACGAGCGCATGCTCAAGGGTGACGTCAAGTACCGCTTCGTGATCGACAGCGCCACGCTGGCCGCGTAA